A window of the Patagioenas fasciata isolate bPatFas1 chromosome 32, bPatFas1.hap1, whole genome shotgun sequence genome harbors these coding sequences:
- the PBX4 gene encoding pre-B-cell leukemia transcription factor 4 isoform X2 has protein sequence MEDPARLLAAAHGAGVTVPAGIPPPPPPAAGDPAAAGPPPPAHHDTGDVLQQIMAITDQSLDEAQARKHALNCHRMKPALFSVLCEIKEKTVLSIRGIQEEDPPDAQLMRLDNMLLAEGVSGPEKRGRGGSVAVAAASGGCPNDNSIEHSDYRAKLSQIRQIYHSELEKYEQACSEFTTHVMNLLREQSRTRPISPKEIERMVNIIHGKFSTIQMQLKQSTCEAVMILRSRFLDARRKRRNFSKQATEVLNEYFYSHLSNPYPSEEAKEELAKKGGITVSQVSNWFGNKRIRYKKNMGKFQEEANIYAAKTAVDATNAAQGNQANSPPTPNSASSGSFKMTNSGDSFLNLQSLGSYQSSPVGANVQPQLDSLHHVIHQAGRYDAIVGNPLYTTQRIDANGSWQDAPTPSSITSPAGDPGSVNSDASN, from the exons ATGGAGGACCCGGCGCGGCTGCTGGCGGCGGCGCACGGGGCTGGGGTGACCGTACCGGCTGGGATCCCGCCGccccctccgcccgccgccgggGATCCGGCCGcagcggggccgccgccgcccgcgcaTCACGATACGGGCGACGTCCTGCAGCAGATCATGGCCATCACCGACCAGAGCCTGGACGAGGCCCAGGCCAG AAAACACGCCCTGAACTGCCATAGAATGAAACCGGCGCTCTTCAGCGTGCTCTGCGAGATCAAGGAGAAAACAG TGTTAAGTATTCGCGGTATTCAGGAAGAAGATCCCCCCGACGCTCAGCTAATGAGACTTGATAACATGTTGCTGGCCGAGGGCGTCTCCGGGCCCgagaaaagaggaagaggaggatcgGTGGCCGTAGCAGCAGCATCAGGTGGCTGTCCAAATGACAatagcattgagcactctgactaCAGGGCCAAGCTGTCACAGATCCGACAGATTTACCACTCTGAGCTAGAGAAATATGAACAG GCCTGCAGCGAGTTCACCACGCACGTGATGAACCTGCTGAGGGAGCAGAGCCGGACGCGGCCCATCTCGCCCAAGGAGATCGAGCGCATGGTGAACATCATCCACGGCAAGTTCAGCACCATCCAGATGCAGCTGAAGCAGAGCACGTGCGAGGCCGTCATGATCCTGCGGTCGCGCTTCCTCGACGCCAG GCGGAAACGACGCAACTTCAGCAAACAGGCCACGGAAGTGCTGAACGAGTATTTTTATTCGCATCTGAGTAATCCTTACCCCAGCGAAGAGGCCAAAGAAGAGCTCGCGAAGAAAGGTGGCATCACCGTCTCACAG GTTTCCAACTGGTTCGGGAACAAAAGGATCCGGTACAAAAAGAACATGGGGAAGTTCCAAGAAGAAGCCAATATTTACGCGGCAAAAACAGCCGTGGACGCAACCAACGCGGCTCAAGGCAACCAGGCCAATTCTCCCCCGACGCCAAATTCAG cCTCCTCCGGCTCTTTCAAGATGACGAATTCAGGAGATTCGTTTCTAAACTTGCAATCGCTGGGTTCCTATCAGAGCTCCCCGGTGGGAGCCAACGTGCAGCCCCAG CTGGATTCCTTACACCACGTCATCCACCAGGCGGGGAGATACGACGCCATCGTGGGGAACCCTTTGTACACGACGCAGCGCATCGAC GCCAATGGCAGCTGGCAGGACGCTCCCACCCCTTCATCCATCACCTCACCCGCCGGAGACCCCGGGAGCGTTAATTCGGACGCGTCTAATTAA
- the DSN1 gene encoding kinetochore-associated protein DSN1 homolog, with product MAEGAQRAGNGGHGSNASPLSSGGAEGDGSAGKELGGGRFQAPKRFSPQRCPGGARAAVSERTPDEQQADPEQFRKPPDVSTINKNNTPCATSRAAPRKRPHSNTRKSPSPGRLSPWKSSSSKEHTMNSFNLSPKPVVGAARAKRCSWRRSSLKGTKRRKSLPPVHHDVSELSKSISLDLPEPDRLSLLLLSSFQFSAQKFEATLKETDGFSPELFKANAHSVSEELKRYVQKLHRDGTLTNCVDDPKRASLDPALDESVAQIKEHIARFAAESQSWDELLLHYQESAEESSRRLEEHKQNQGAAERPSPLQPSQAHVLGTKPNYQQILDEQGEVLSFMELVLDELQQAVQLLQGFSDDSQRYLRSLSEQLAARTFRKLEGSPVRKLITTPPRKPPLPEG from the exons ATGGCGGAGGGAGCGCAGCGGGCGGGAAACGGCGGGCATGGGAGCAACGCTTCCCCGCTATCGTCCGGAGGGGCTGAGGGGGACGGGAGCGCTGGAAAGGAGCTGGGGGGGGGTCGTTTTCAAGCTCCGAAGCGCTTTTCTCCTCAGCGCTGCCCCGGCGGAGCCCGCGCTGCGGTGTCAG AACGCACCCCTGATGAGCAACAAGCGGATCCCGAGCAATTCCGGAAGCCGCCTGACGTATCCACTATCAACAAGAACAACACTCCCTGTGCAACAAGCAGAGCGGCCCCGAGGAAAAGACCCCACAGCAACACCAGGAAAAGCCCCAGTCCCGGGCGACTGTCACCCTGGAAAAGCAGCTCCAGCAAAGAGCACACCATGAATTCCTTTAATTTGTCCCCCAAACCCGTGGTCGGCGCGGCGCGAGCCAAACGCTGCTCCTGGCGCCGCTCCAGCCTCAAGGGGACTAAACGCCGCAAATCTCTCCCTCCCGTTCACCACGACGTCTCCG AATTAAGCAAATCAATCAGCCTGGATCTACCGGAGCCAGACCGGCTTTCCCTGCTCCTATTGTCCAGCTTCCAG TTTTCAGCACAGAAATTCGAAGCCACCTTGAAGGAAACCGACGGCTTCAGCCCCGAGCTTTTCAAAGCCAACG CGCACTCGGTTTCCGAAGAGCTGAAGCGCTACGTGCAGAAGCTGCACCGAGACGGGACCTTAACGAACTGCGTAGACGACCCTAAAAG GGCTTCGCTTGACCCGGCTTTGGATGAGTCCGTGGCGCAAATTAAGGAGCACATCGCCAG GTTCGCGGCCGAGAGTCAATCGTGGGATGAGCTCTTGTTGCACTACCAGGAGAGCGCGGAGGAAAGCTCCAG GCGGCTGGAGGAGCACAAGCAGAACCAGGGGGCGGCTGAGCGCCCGAGTCCCCTCCAGCCGTCTCAAGCGCACGTCCTGGGCACCAAACCCAACTACCAGCAGATCCTGGATGAGCAGGGGGAGGTCCTGAGCTTCATGGAGCTGGTG cTGGACGAGCTGCAGCAAGcggtgcagctgctgcaggggTTCAGCGACGACAGCCAGCGCTACCTCCGGAGCCTCTCGGAGCAGCTCG CCGCCAGGACCTTCCGGAAGCTGGAGGGCTCCCCCGTGCGCAAGCTCATCACCACCCCGCCTAGGAAGCCGCCGCTGCCGGAGGGTTGA
- the PBX4 gene encoding pre-B-cell leukemia transcription factor 4 isoform X1: MEDPARLLAAAHGAGVTVPAGIPPPPPPAAGDPAAAGPPPPAHHDTGDVLQQIMAITDQSLDEAQARKHALNCHRMKPALFSVLCEIKEKTVLSIRGIQEEDPPDAQLMRLDNMLLAEGVSGPEKRGRGGSVAVAAASGGCPNDNSIEHSDYRAKLSQIRQIYHSELEKYEQACSEFTTHVMNLLREQSRTRPISPKEIERMVNIIHGKFSTIQMQLKQSTCEAVMILRSRFLDARRKRRNFSKQATEVLNEYFYSHLSNPYPSEEAKEELAKKGGITVSQVSNWFGNKRIRYKKNMGKFQEEANIYAAKTAVDATNAAQGNQANSPPTPNSGGFWFGFPASSGSFKMTNSGDSFLNLQSLGSYQSSPVGANVQPQLDSLHHVIHQAGRYDAIVGNPLYTTQRIDANGSWQDAPTPSSITSPAGDPGSVNSDASN, translated from the exons ATGGAGGACCCGGCGCGGCTGCTGGCGGCGGCGCACGGGGCTGGGGTGACCGTACCGGCTGGGATCCCGCCGccccctccgcccgccgccgggGATCCGGCCGcagcggggccgccgccgcccgcgcaTCACGATACGGGCGACGTCCTGCAGCAGATCATGGCCATCACCGACCAGAGCCTGGACGAGGCCCAGGCCAG AAAACACGCCCTGAACTGCCATAGAATGAAACCGGCGCTCTTCAGCGTGCTCTGCGAGATCAAGGAGAAAACAG TGTTAAGTATTCGCGGTATTCAGGAAGAAGATCCCCCCGACGCTCAGCTAATGAGACTTGATAACATGTTGCTGGCCGAGGGCGTCTCCGGGCCCgagaaaagaggaagaggaggatcgGTGGCCGTAGCAGCAGCATCAGGTGGCTGTCCAAATGACAatagcattgagcactctgactaCAGGGCCAAGCTGTCACAGATCCGACAGATTTACCACTCTGAGCTAGAGAAATATGAACAG GCCTGCAGCGAGTTCACCACGCACGTGATGAACCTGCTGAGGGAGCAGAGCCGGACGCGGCCCATCTCGCCCAAGGAGATCGAGCGCATGGTGAACATCATCCACGGCAAGTTCAGCACCATCCAGATGCAGCTGAAGCAGAGCACGTGCGAGGCCGTCATGATCCTGCGGTCGCGCTTCCTCGACGCCAG GCGGAAACGACGCAACTTCAGCAAACAGGCCACGGAAGTGCTGAACGAGTATTTTTATTCGCATCTGAGTAATCCTTACCCCAGCGAAGAGGCCAAAGAAGAGCTCGCGAAGAAAGGTGGCATCACCGTCTCACAG GTTTCCAACTGGTTCGGGAACAAAAGGATCCGGTACAAAAAGAACATGGGGAAGTTCCAAGAAGAAGCCAATATTTACGCGGCAAAAACAGCCGTGGACGCAACCAACGCGGCTCAAGGCAACCAGGCCAATTCTCCCCCGACGCCAAATTCAG gtggattttggtttggttttccagcCTCCTCCGGCTCTTTCAAGATGACGAATTCAGGAGATTCGTTTCTAAACTTGCAATCGCTGGGTTCCTATCAGAGCTCCCCGGTGGGAGCCAACGTGCAGCCCCAG CTGGATTCCTTACACCACGTCATCCACCAGGCGGGGAGATACGACGCCATCGTGGGGAACCCTTTGTACACGACGCAGCGCATCGAC GCCAATGGCAGCTGGCAGGACGCTCCCACCCCTTCATCCATCACCTCACCCGCCGGAGACCCCGGGAGCGTTAATTCGGACGCGTCTAATTAA
- the MVB12A gene encoding multivesicular body subunit 12A isoform X1, whose product MAAAEGSALTGVAWSVSPEAAPAGWTVITATVEGTPANLGKGFGNKGGGYLCVSTGGAQASPGSVVTDVQVLSDRTPHPPGYIRVPEFPESRAAASRKKRVYVKLLPAGAAETAVTDLRVSGKSRTLPGYLRIGEMGSFAIWCKKAPFSRPMAPPSPTPRPPSPPLHPPQRQLPPEPPNRSLTSSKRESPYDASGIYGLSAMDGVPFTLHPKFEAKLNSGTNALLADLSVKSLADIDREVMGTSGAAKRVIPLIILSPLINCGRLQYNYTFVVERTAAARLPPGVS is encoded by the exons atggcggcggcggaAGGTTCCGCGCTCACCGGGGTGGCCTGGAGCGTCTCCCCCGAGGCCGCTCCCGCCGGCTGGACCGTG ATCACCGCTACCGTGGAGGGAACGCCGGCCAACCTGGGCAAGGGCTTCGGGAACAAGGGCGGCGGGTACCTGTGCGTGAGCACCGGCGGAGCCCAg GCCTCCCCCGGCTCGGTGGTGACCGACGTGCAGGTGCTGAGTGACcggaccccccacccccccggttACATCCGCGTCCCCGAGTTCCCGGAGTCCC gAGCTGCCGCCTCCCGGAAGAAGCGGGTGTACGTGAAGCTGCTGCCGGCGGGAGCGGCCGAGACGGCTGTGACCGACCTGAGAGTGAGCGGGAAGAGCAGGACGCTGCCCGGGTACCTCAGGATAGG gGAAATGGGCAGTTTTGCCATTTGGTGCAAGAAGGCGCCGTTTTCGCGACCCATGGcgcccccctcccccaccccccggccccccagcccccccctgcATCCCCCCCAACGCCAgctccccccagagccccccaacaG GTCTCTGACGAGCAGCAAACGCGAATCTCCCTACGACGCCTCCGGCATCTACGGCCTCTCGG CGATGGACGGCGTCCCcttcaccctgcaccccaaattcgaaGCCAAGCTCAACTCTGGCACCAAC GCTCTCCTCGCCGATCTGAGCGTCAAATCGCTCGCCGACATCGACAGAGAGGTGATGGGCACTTCCGGGGCGGCGAAACGGGTCATTCCGCTCATTATCTTATCCCCACTGATTAATTGTGGTCGTTTGCAGTACAATTACACGTTCGTGGTGGAGAGGACGGCGGCCGCTCGGCTCCCACCGGGCGTCTCTTAG
- the MVB12A gene encoding multivesicular body subunit 12A isoform X2, giving the protein MAAAEGSALTGVAWSVSPEAAPAGWTVITATVEGTPANLGKGFGNKGGGYLCVSTGGAQASPGSVVTDVQVLSDRTPHPPGYIRVPEFPESRAAASRKKRVYVKLLPAGAAETAVTDLRVSGKSRTLPGYLRIGEMGSFAIWCKKAPFSRPMAPPSPTPRPPSPPLHPPQRQLPPEPPNRSLTSSKRESPYDASGIYGLSAMDGVPFTLHPKFEAKLNSGTNALLADLSVKSLADIDREYNYTFVVERTAAARLPPGVS; this is encoded by the exons atggcggcggcggaAGGTTCCGCGCTCACCGGGGTGGCCTGGAGCGTCTCCCCCGAGGCCGCTCCCGCCGGCTGGACCGTG ATCACCGCTACCGTGGAGGGAACGCCGGCCAACCTGGGCAAGGGCTTCGGGAACAAGGGCGGCGGGTACCTGTGCGTGAGCACCGGCGGAGCCCAg GCCTCCCCCGGCTCGGTGGTGACCGACGTGCAGGTGCTGAGTGACcggaccccccacccccccggttACATCCGCGTCCCCGAGTTCCCGGAGTCCC gAGCTGCCGCCTCCCGGAAGAAGCGGGTGTACGTGAAGCTGCTGCCGGCGGGAGCGGCCGAGACGGCTGTGACCGACCTGAGAGTGAGCGGGAAGAGCAGGACGCTGCCCGGGTACCTCAGGATAGG gGAAATGGGCAGTTTTGCCATTTGGTGCAAGAAGGCGCCGTTTTCGCGACCCATGGcgcccccctcccccaccccccggccccccagcccccccctgcATCCCCCCCAACGCCAgctccccccagagccccccaacaG GTCTCTGACGAGCAGCAAACGCGAATCTCCCTACGACGCCTCCGGCATCTACGGCCTCTCGG CGATGGACGGCGTCCCcttcaccctgcaccccaaattcgaaGCCAAGCTCAACTCTGGCACCAAC GCTCTCCTCGCCGATCTGAGCGTCAAATCGCTCGCCGACATCGACAGAGAG TACAATTACACGTTCGTGGTGGAGAGGACGGCGGCCGCTCGGCTCCCACCGGGCGTCTCTTAG